Proteins from a genomic interval of Clostridium taeniosporum:
- a CDS encoding restriction endonuclease subunit S, producing the protein MNKVPKLRFKEFSGAWEENILKNLGSFFKGSGISKAELSDDGRPCILYGELYTKYGEVISNIVSRTNLKIKNLVSGNKNDVLIPSSGETAIDISTASCLQQDGVLLGGDLNVFRPHEVNGIFISYELNNSKRKEIAKIAQGASVVHIYNEQLKKLKVNIPTKKEQQKIANFFSLIDKKNRKATRKS; encoded by the coding sequence ATGAATAAAGTACCAAAGTTGAGATTTAAAGAGTTTAGTGGGGCGTGGGAAGAAAATATATTAAAAAATCTAGGAAGTTTTTTTAAAGGTTCTGGTATATCAAAAGCAGAGCTAAGTGATGATGGAAGGCCTTGTATTCTCTATGGAGAGCTATATACAAAATATGGTGAAGTAATTAGTAACATAGTTAGTAGAACTAATTTAAAGATAAAAAATTTAGTTAGTGGTAATAAAAATGATGTTTTAATTCCTTCATCTGGTGAAACAGCCATTGATATATCAACAGCAAGTTGTTTACAACAAGATGGAGTACTTCTTGGCGGGGACCTAAATGTTTTTAGACCTCATGAAGTAAATGGAATTTTTATTAGTTATGAATTAAATAATTCCAAAAGAAAAGAAATAGCTAAAATAGCTCAGGGTGCTTCAGTTGTACATATATATAATGAGCAACTAAAAAAATTAAAGGTTAATATTCCAACAAAAAAAGAACAACAAAAAATAGCAAACTTCTTCTCTCTAATAGATAAAAAAAATAGAAAAGCAACAAGAAAAAGTTGA